The window CTTTGAAGACGCGTTTTATGAAAGCTACAGCAATCTTATCAGCGAAAGTGACGATGAGGTTACAGACCTTTATTTAGATTTAGAGCTTCTTGAAAAGAAAATCTTGAATGTACTTCTAAAAACTTCAGGTTTTTCTCAGGTTCAAGACCAGATTTGCGAGCTTATTAAAAAGTATATTGAAGCTTATGGTTCAAATCAAGCAAAATACAAAGTCATTTTGTTTGTAATCCAACTTTTGATTGAGGCCAATGTCAAAGAGAATCCGCGGCTTATGTCAGTAGTTGAGAAGTTTATAAAAGAAATAACCGCGGAAGATGCCCAAAAGGATATAGTTCAAAAATCTCTTGATGTGATTGCAGCAATTGTAAGTGAAGCTGCTCTGCAAAAAAGATCACTTAGTTCAAACAGCATAATTTCTCAAGCGGTTGAGTATATAAATAATAACTTTACCAAAAATATTTCCTTAGAGGAGATGAGCAAATTTTTAAATGTGAGCCCATATTATTTTAGCAAGATATTTAAAAAGTCGATGGGAATAAACTTTAAAAAATATCTCATAAAGCTAAAAATTGAGCATGCTCAAAAGCTTCTTAAAGAGACAAATATGCCAATAAAAGAGATAGCATATGAGGTAGGATTTGATGACCCAAACTATTTTATAAAAGCGTTTAAAAAGTACACAGGCACAACTCCTGCAACTTTGAGATCTTCCCAAAAATAAATAAAAGTGAGGCAAAAGAAAAATGAAAATTCTTTCGAGAGACAAAAGGTTGATTTTTGTCATATTAATAGTTTTACTGATTGTAGTATCAATCGGGGTTATTTGGGTTTTAGCAAGGCATGTATATTCTTATAAATCTAAAAAGCAGCAAAGACCGCCCATCAAAATTGGGTTTGCTATGAGTACTCTAAAAGAAGAGAGATGGTTTTTTGATAGAAAATATCTAATAGATGCTGCAAAGAAGAAGGGATTTGAAGTTGAGTGGACAAATGCAAATGAAAATGATTCCACTCAATTCCAGCAGGTAAAATACCTTCTTACCAAAGATATAGATGTGCTTATAATTGTACCAAGCAGTTTTGATGGCGCAAAAAAGTCAATAGAGCTTGCAAAACAAAAAAATATTCCTGTTATTTGCTACGATAGAATTGCCATGAATGCTGATATTGATGCATACGTAAGTTTTGACAACGTAGAGGTAGGTAGAATAATGGCAAAACATCTTTTAAAAAAGGTATCTCAAGGGAATTACGTATTCATTTTGGGAAATCCCAAGGACTACAACACTTTTTTGATTAGACAAGGGTATAAAAGTGTATTAGACCCCTATATTCAAAAAGGGAAAATCCACATTCTTCTCGAGGATTACTGCTATAAATGGAAAAAAGAGTATGCATATGAGTATAT is drawn from Caldicellulosiruptor naganoensis and contains these coding sequences:
- a CDS encoding sugar ABC transporter substrate-binding protein, translating into MKILSRDKRLIFVILIVLLIVVSIGVIWVLARHVYSYKSKKQQRPPIKIGFAMSTLKEERWFFDRKYLIDAAKKKGFEVEWTNANENDSTQFQQVKYLLTKDIDVLIIVPSSFDGAKKSIELAKQKNIPVICYDRIAMNADIDAYVSFDNVEVGRIMAKHLLKKVSQGNYVFILGNPKDYNTFLIRQGYKSVLDPYIQKGKIHILLEDYCYKWKKEYAYEYIAKLLQAGKKIDAILAENDSLAEGAISALAEKKLAGKIPVVGQDAELPACKRVVSGLQSMTVYKPVKRLADLTVKIVEQLVKNGTLPYTKTYFNNGYKMVPAYYIKPIEVTRENIIATIVKDKYHTYEEIFK